The following proteins are co-located in the Microplitis demolitor isolate Queensland-Clemson2020A chromosome 5, iyMicDemo2.1a, whole genome shotgun sequence genome:
- the LOC103569231 gene encoding zinc finger imprinted 3 isoform X2: MCIKRLENIHRFVTLSHRAQDKLKVQYYGRDNGDIKQINDNDDDKGDKRLLRSILNKNEDAEGLSDLSATPIEDESILTEEMEVKVDPMIFLQYGLDRSITPESDFNSDDDRSYTKDSLSINEEPNKYSTLKLNEEEEQEEEEQNELLNKQFNCTLCSRGFDSQINLQNHLWSHLPRTESHCDDPKVISSALNNLNNNNPNNGVLMPNTSENSSGSFICPICNKKISTKGNLKVHLETHRPKGKYGCDICGRIFKTQSNLYRHKEYHGGIQFPCSVCGRVYPTNSTLRAHSITHSDLRPHACPLCDKTFKRNQDLKFHINQHTGARPYQCPYCPKAFASSGNCFSHRKRMHPKEVHRDRQRAADLMR, translated from the exons ATGTGCATTAAACGACTGGAAAATATTCATCGCTTTGTTACTTTGTCACATCGTGCACAGGACAAACTTAAAGTACAGTATTATGGGAGAGATAATGGAGATATTAAGCAGATAAATGATAACGATGATGACAAAGGAGACAAAAGATTACTCCGGTCTATTCTTAATAAg AATGAAGATGCTGAAGGATTATCAGATTTGTCGGCAACACCAATCGAAGACGAGTCAATATTGACTGAAGAAATGGAGGTCAAAGTTGACCCGATGATTTTTCTTCAGTACGGTCTAGATCGTTCTATCACACCAGAGTCGGATTTTAATTCCGATGATGACAGAAGCTACACCAA agatAGTCTCAGTATAAATGAAGagccaaataaatattcgaCTTTGAAATTgaatgaagaagaagaacaaGAGGAAGAAGAGCAAAATGAGTTATTAAACAAACAGTTTAATTGTACGTTGTGTTCACGTGGATTCGATAgccaaataaatttacaaaatcatCTGTGGTCTCATTTGCCGCGCACAGAGTCCCACTGCGATGACCCGAAAGTTATTTCATCGGcgcttaataatttaaacaataacaatCCGAACAATGGGGTCTTGATGCCTAATACATCTGAAAATTCATCAGGTAGTTTTATCTGTCCAATttgtaataagaaaatatcaacaaaaggaaatttaaaagtacATTTAGAAACCCATCGGCCTAAAGGAAAATATGGCTGTGATATCTGTGGCCggat ATTCAAAACCCAGTCAAATCTTTATCGGCATAAAGAGTATCATGGTGGGATACAATTTCCGTGTAGTGTTTGCGGCAGAGTTTACCCGACAAATTCAACTCTGCGTGCTCACAGTATTACTCACTCAGATTTGCGTCCACATGCCTGTCCTCTGTGTGATAAAACATTCAAACGTAATCAGGATCTAAAGTTTCACATTAATCAACATACTGGAGCACGACCTTATCAATGCCCGTATTGCCCCAAAGCGTTCGCCAGTTCCGGTAACTGTTTTTCTCACCGGAAACGCATGCATCCCAAAGAAGTACATCGTGATAGACAACGTGCTGCTGATCTTATGAGATaa
- the LOC103569222 gene encoding protein Mpv17 isoform X2: MSGFFKLYKQFLNKYPLGLQAIQAGALMATGDQLAQNLVEKRNFNELDFVRTAKFYAVGFFIGGPATRTWYGVLDKYIGSKGKIVALKKVACDQVLFAPAFIVVLLTSIGLMQGKDIGGIKTKLTNEYKDILINNYKLWPMVQLVNFTFVPLHYQVLFVQSVAVFWNTYYEVFSIPSTYPVSL; the protein is encoded by the exons atgagtgggttttttaaattatataaacaatttttgaataaatatccGCTGGGATTACAAGCTATACAGGCTG gagcaTTGATGGCTACTGGTGATCAATTAGCACaaaatttagttgaaaaaCGCAACTTTAATGAGTTAGATTTTGTGCGAACTGCAAAATTTTATGCAGTTGGTTTTTTTATCGGT GGTCCAGCAACGAGAACTTGGTATGGagttcttgataaatatatcGGATCAAAGGGAAAAATTGTTGCgttaaaaaaagttgcttgTGATCAAGTATTGTTTGCGCCGGCATTTATTGTCGTTTTGCTCACGTCTATTGGACTGATGCAGGGAAAAGATATTGGaggaataaaaacaaaattgacTAATGAGTACAAAgatattcttataaataattataag ttaTGGCCGATGGTACAGCTGGTGAACTTCACGTTTGTTCCTCTGCACTATCAAGTATTGTTTGTGCAATCAGTTGCTGTTTTCTGGAATACTTAC tatgaagtGTTTTCAATTCCGTCTACATATCCTGTTTCtctttga
- the LOC103569231 gene encoding zinc finger imprinted 3 isoform X1 yields the protein MNVNACCDKNQDESQCRICAEYISDKNDRINIFDEDGKCNHLQTKIRKYLYILVSSEDRLPKIVCTMCIKRLENIHRFVTLSHRAQDKLKVQYYGRDNGDIKQINDNDDDKGDKRLLRSILNKNEDAEGLSDLSATPIEDESILTEEMEVKVDPMIFLQYGLDRSITPESDFNSDDDRSYTKDSLSINEEPNKYSTLKLNEEEEQEEEEQNELLNKQFNCTLCSRGFDSQINLQNHLWSHLPRTESHCDDPKVISSALNNLNNNNPNNGVLMPNTSENSSGSFICPICNKKISTKGNLKVHLETHRPKGKYGCDICGRIFKTQSNLYRHKEYHGGIQFPCSVCGRVYPTNSTLRAHSITHSDLRPHACPLCDKTFKRNQDLKFHINQHTGARPYQCPYCPKAFASSGNCFSHRKRMHPKEVHRDRQRAADLMR from the exons atgaatGTAAACGCATGTTGTGATAAAAATCAAGATGAATCACAGTGTAGAATATGTGCTGAATATATAAGTGATAAAAATGACaggataaatatttttgacgaAGATGGTAAATGTAATCATCTTCAAACAAAGATACGTAAATATCTCTACATATTg GTATCATCGGAAGATAGATTACCGAAAATTGTATGCACAATGTGCATTAAACGACTGGAAAATATTCATCGCTTTGTTACTTTGTCACATCGTGCACAGGACAAACTTAAAGTACAGTATTATGGGAGAGATAATGGAGATATTAAGCAGATAAATGATAACGATGATGACAAAGGAGACAAAAGATTACTCCGGTCTATTCTTAATAAg AATGAAGATGCTGAAGGATTATCAGATTTGTCGGCAACACCAATCGAAGACGAGTCAATATTGACTGAAGAAATGGAGGTCAAAGTTGACCCGATGATTTTTCTTCAGTACGGTCTAGATCGTTCTATCACACCAGAGTCGGATTTTAATTCCGATGATGACAGAAGCTACACCAA agatAGTCTCAGTATAAATGAAGagccaaataaatattcgaCTTTGAAATTgaatgaagaagaagaacaaGAGGAAGAAGAGCAAAATGAGTTATTAAACAAACAGTTTAATTGTACGTTGTGTTCACGTGGATTCGATAgccaaataaatttacaaaatcatCTGTGGTCTCATTTGCCGCGCACAGAGTCCCACTGCGATGACCCGAAAGTTATTTCATCGGcgcttaataatttaaacaataacaatCCGAACAATGGGGTCTTGATGCCTAATACATCTGAAAATTCATCAGGTAGTTTTATCTGTCCAATttgtaataagaaaatatcaacaaaaggaaatttaaaagtacATTTAGAAACCCATCGGCCTAAAGGAAAATATGGCTGTGATATCTGTGGCCggat ATTCAAAACCCAGTCAAATCTTTATCGGCATAAAGAGTATCATGGTGGGATACAATTTCCGTGTAGTGTTTGCGGCAGAGTTTACCCGACAAATTCAACTCTGCGTGCTCACAGTATTACTCACTCAGATTTGCGTCCACATGCCTGTCCTCTGTGTGATAAAACATTCAAACGTAATCAGGATCTAAAGTTTCACATTAATCAACATACTGGAGCACGACCTTATCAATGCCCGTATTGCCCCAAAGCGTTCGCCAGTTCCGGTAACTGTTTTTCTCACCGGAAACGCATGCATCCCAAAGAAGTACATCGTGATAGACAACGTGCTGCTGATCTTATGAGATaa
- the LOC103569223 gene encoding glutamate--cysteine ligase, whose product MGQLAEGKVLTWEEIKTIAKYVREHGIIQFVNLYKKYKDRRDDDFKWGDEIEYTIVKFNDEKKTAKTLLISHKLLPKLMQKELEDPTSVECLWRPEMNSYQIESTPGKPFGGSLEEFNKVEPNMRSRRIEAKKVLNPGESLVTVTAFPRLGCPNFSEPAAKPTPHTGATRSLFLPDESLYQGHKRWHAISYHAQLRRGGKQEINIPIYRDKNVPKPFREDLAALGDNGEGQSLAKDDHVYLDTTGFGMGCCCLQVTLLGRDITQARVLYDQLTTFTPVMVALTAAVPVFRGYLVDVDSRWIATKDSVDDRTRGERGLEPLKDGERLTRTGRNGPVEWYLSEEGQRYNDLPLEYDDGLLKVLMDNGVDKALAQHIAHLFTKDPITILSTQIYVDDETQTDCFENIQGSIWRSMRFKPPPANSDIGWRVEFRPMDIQITDFENAAAVCFIILLAKVIVHFNLNTLIPLSKVEENMMRAQKRDAVNREKLWFRKDITSHATNQPIDQEYGEFTLNEIINGKQGHFVGIIPLINSYIDSCNVDTETRNTIQQFLNLFSGRASGKLLTDAAWMRKQIINHPDYKQDAVVSEHINYDLLKSIDQIAHGHQPCPDLFGSHLLPKMP is encoded by the exons atGGGTCAACTTGCTGAAGGTAAAGTTCTGACATGGGAGGAGATAAAAACTATTGCAAAATATGTACGCGAGCACGGTATTATTcagtttgttaatttatacaaaaagtACAAGGATCGGCGAgatgatgattttaaatggGGCGATGAG ATTGAGTATACGATTGTAAAGTTCAACGATGAGAAAAAAACGGCCAAGACTTTGTTGATATCCCACAAACTATTGCCAAAGCTGATGCAAAAAGAGCTTGAAGACCCTAC GTCAGTAGAATGTTTGTGGAGACCAGAAATGAATTCTTATCAGATCGAGTCAACGCCTGGAAAACCTTTCGGCGGATCATTGGAGGAGTTTAATAAAGTGGAGCCAAATATGCGGAGCCGGAGAATTGAAGCGAAGAAAGTTTTAAACCCTGGTGAAAGTCTTGTAACAGTCACTGCATTTCCAAG ATTGGGCTGTCCTAATTTTAGTGAACCTGCCGCTAAGCCGACTCCTCACACTGGAGCGACTAGGAGTTTATTTCTTCCGGATGAAAGTCTTTACCAAGGTCACAAAAGGTGGCATGCGATATCATATCATGCACAATTACGTCGCGGGGGAAAGCAGGAAATTAATATACCCA TTTACAGAGATAAAAATGTACCGAAACCGTTCAGAGAAGATTTAGCAGCTTTAGGCGACAATGGAGAAGGTCAGAGTCTAGCAAAAGATGACCATGTGTATCTAGACACAACTGGGTTTGGCATGGGCTGCTGTTGTTTGCAAGTGACATTACTAGGCCGCGATATCACACAAGCACGGGTGTTGTATGATCAACTTACTACATTTACTCCGGTTATG GTTGCGTTGACAGCAGCAGTTCCTGTGTTCCGTGGCTATCTTGTGGATGTTGATAGCAGATGGATTGCTACTAAAGACTCGGTAGATGACAGAACGCGAGGAGAACGAGGTCTTGAGCCTCTGAAAGACGGTGAGAGGTTAACAAGAACTGGGAGAAACGGACCAGTTGAGTGGTATCTCAGCGAAGAGGGTCAGAGATACAACGATCTCCCACTGGAGTATGATGATGGATTGTTGAAAGTACTGATGGATAATGGAGTTGACAAAGCTCTCGCGCAACATATTGCTCATCTATTTACAAAAGACCCTATAACAATCTTGTCAACTCAGATATATGTAGACGATGAAACACAAACAGattgttttgaaaatattcaagGGTCGATATGGAGATCGATGAGATTCAAACCACCACCGGCTAATTCGGATATTGGCTGGCGAGTTGAGTTCCGGCCAATGGATATTCAAATTACAGACTTTGAGAATGCTGCGGCAGTCTGTTTTATCATTTTACTGGCAAAGGTTATCGTCCACTTCAACTTGAATACTTTGATACCACTGAGTAAAGTTGAAGAAAATATGATGAGAGCACAGAAACGTGACGCCGTAAATAGGGAAAAATTGTGGTTCCGCAAAGACATCACGTCCCATGCAACAAACCAGCCGATTGATCAAGAGTACGGGGAGTTCACactaaatgaaataataaatggaaaGCAAGGCCACTTTGTCGGTATCATACCCTTGATAAATTCTTACATTGACAGCTGTAATGTTGACACTGAAACTCGCAATACAAtccaacaatttttgaatctctTTAGTGGACGTGCCTCCGGTAAACTTTTAACCGACGCAGCTTGGATGCGGAAACAAATAATCAATCACCCGGACTACAAACAAGACGCAGTAGTTTCCGAGCATATTAATTACGATCTGCTGAAGTCAATCGACCAAATCGCTCATGGTCATCAACCATGTCCAGACTTATTTGGCTCTCACTTACTCCCAAAAATgccctaa
- the LOC103569224 gene encoding glutamate--cysteine ligase: protein MEYLRHHGILQFLNLYKKHKHRRDDNFKWGDEIEYSIVKFDDEEKTAKALFDSHNLMPKLNKKELEDPEKAECLWRLEYSSYQIESMPGKPYGESLEEFNKVESNMLRRRVEAREFLKPDESLLTITVFPRLGCSNFCYPAAKPTPREGINTSLFLPDEAICQGHDRWQAITRNVRLRRGEKISINIPIYRDKNVVEPFREDLAALGDDGQSQKEARDDHVYMDATGFGMGSCCLQVTMLGQDITQARELYDQLTAFCPVMVALTAAAPAFRGYLTDIDNRYIANKDSVDERTPGERGVGPLKEGEILNRSGRNGAVEWYLSEQGQRYNDLPLEYDEKWLNLIMENGVDKILAQHIAHLFARDYVCILSTQVYIDDEKRSDCFESIQGTTWRSMRFKPPPANSDIGWRVEFRPMDIQITDFENAAAVCFIILLAKVIVHFNLNTLIPLSKVEENMMRAQKRDAVNREKLWFRKDITSHATDQPIDQEYGEFTLNEIINGKQGHFVGIIPLINSYIDSCNVDTETRNTIQQFLNLFSGRASGKLLTDAAWMRKLIINHPDYKQDAVVSEHINYDLLKSIDQIAHGYQPCPDLFGSHLLPKIL from the exons ATGGAATATTTAAGACATCATGGgatattacaatttttgaatttatacaaAAAGCATAAACACAGGAGAGACGATAACTTCAAGTGGGGAGATgag ATTGAGTACTCGATTGTGAAGTTTGATGATGAGGAAAAAACAGCCAAGGCGTTATTTGACTCGCATAATTTGATGCCGAAGCTCAATAAAAAAGAACTTGAAGATCCTGA gaaggCAGAGTGTCTTTGGAGACTGGAGTACAGTTCGTATCAGATCGAGTCAATGCCTGGAAAGCCTTACGGTGAATCATTGGAAGAGTTTAATAAAGTGGAGTCGAATATGCTGAGACGAAGAGTTGAAGCGAGGGAATTTTTGAAGCCCGATGAAAGTCTTTTGACGATTACTGTGTTCCCGAG ATTGGGGTGcagtaatttttgttatcCGGCTGCGAAACCGACACCGAGAGAAGGAATTAATACTAGTTTATTTCTTCCCGACGAAGCTATATGTCAGGGTCACGATCGGTGGCAAGCTATAACGAGAAATGTGAGATTGCGTCgaggagaaaaaatttcaattaatatcccga TTTATAGGGATAAAAATGTAGTGGAACCGTTTAGAGAAGACTTGGCGGCTTTGGGTGATGATGGACAAAGTCAGAAGGAAGCTAGAGACGATCATGTCTACATGGATGCAACGGGATTTGGAATGGGAAGTTGTTGTTTACAAGTGACGATGCTTGGGCAGGATATCACACAAGCAAGGGAATTGTATGACCAACTGACAGCATTTTGTCCGGTTATG GTCGCTTTGACAGCAGCAGCTCCTGCGTTCCGTGGTTATCTTACGGATATTGATAACAGATATATAGCTAATAAAGACTCGGTAGATGAGAGAACACCAGGAGAACGTGGGGTTGGACCTCTGAAGGAGGGCGAAATTCTCAACAGAAGTGGAAGGAATGGAGCGGTTGAGTGGTATCTTAGCGAACAAGGTCAGAGATACAATGATCTTCCACTAGAGTATGATGAAAAGTGGCTGAATTTAATAATGGAGAATGGAGTAGATAAAATTCTTGCTCAACATATTGCTCACCTGTTTGCGAGAGACTACGTATGCATTCTGAGTACTCAGGTTTATATAGACGACGAAAAACGATCAGATTGTTTTGAAAGTATTCAAGGAACGACCTGGAGATCGATGAGATTCAAACCACCACCGGCTAATTCGGATATTGGCTGGCGAGTTGAGTTCCGGCCAATGGATATTCAAATTACAGACTTTGAGAATGCTGCGGCAGTCTGTTTTATCATTTTACTGGCAAAGGTTATCGTCCACTTCAACTTGAATACTTTGATACCACTGAGTAAAGTTGAAGAAAATATGATGAGAGCGCAGAAACGTGACGCCGTAAATAGGGAAAAATTGTGGTTCCGCAAAGACATCACATCTCATGCAACAGATCAGCCGATTGATCAAGAGTACGGGGAGTTCACactaaatgaaataataaatggaaaGCAAGGCCACTTTGTCGGTATCATACCCTTGATAAATTCTTACATTGACAGCTGTAATGTTGACACTGAAACTCGCAATACAAtccaacaatttttgaatctctTTAGTGGACGTGCCTCCGGTAAACTTTTAACCGACGCCGCTTGGATGCGGAAACTAATAATCAATCACCCGGACTACAAACAAGACGCAGTAGTTTCCGAGCATATTAATTACGATCTGCTGAAGTCAATCGACCAAATCGCTCATGGTTATCAACCATGTCCAGACTTATTTGGCTCTCACTTACTCCCAAAAATACTCTAa
- the LOC106693528 gene encoding cilia- and flagella-associated protein 20-like — MSKLNYDNFEYLLCTVIENPLVQWSKFISLGGKIKRVKDNLLKNDRVIEVIEKSERSNSKDYIPTLLNCPADPEASLDIKLPVLVLVLKNLKLEGKIEFQVSSLNPTPLPRIIDECDCRRRFVLVANTTREKIQKITVTTAFIPLVLADNWNKVEINLITLCKDIYSTDYKSFQRIVLHPNFRFRRIYLHDHHYQNNNDVISELYQALTDLNSLKNKKKSIKDKSCQTQSIIINSKPKIKLKKLKK, encoded by the exons atgtcaaaattaaattacgataattttgaatatttattgtgtACTGTAATTGAAAATCCTTTGGTACAAtggtcaaaatttatttcattaggCGGGAAAATAAAGAGAGTAAAAgacaatttactaaaaaatgatCGAGTTATTGAAGTAATTGAGAAAAGCGAGCGTAGTAACAGTAAAGATTACATACCGACATTGCTAAACTGCCCAGCAGATCCCGAAGCTTCGCTAGATATAAAGCTTCCGGTTCTCGTGCTGGTCTTGAAAAATCTTAAGCTCGAAGGGAAAATCGAATTCCAGGTCTCGTCACTCAACCCGACGCCTTTACCccgt attatcGATGAGTGCGATTGCCGACGTCGTTTCGTCTTAGTGGCTAACACAACAcgtgaaaaaatacaaaaaataacggTGACAACAGCATTTATACCTTTGGTACTTGCAGATAATTGGAACaaagttgaaataaatttaattactttgtgCAAAGACATCTATTCTACCGATTATAAGTCATTTCAACGCATAGTATTGCATCCTAATTTCCGTTTTCGTCGtatttatttacatgatcATCATTATCAGAACAACAATGATGTTATCAGTGAACTTTATCAGGCGCTTActgatttaaattcattaaaaaataaaaaaaaatcaattaaagaTAAATCTTGTCAAACgcaatcaattattatcaattcgaagccaaaaattaaacttaaaaaacttaaaaaataa
- the LOC103569375 gene encoding protein Mpv17-like, producing IYQNLLVKYPMGMQALQAGTLMGVGDQIAQNLVEKRKFNELDFLRTAQFYSIGLFIAGPSVRGWYGILDKYFGSKGSVVALKKVACDQFLFAPPFIAVLLATIGFMQGNNAEGVQKKLSNEYKDILINNYKIWPLVQLINFGLVPLNYQVLVNQIVAIFWNTYISFRTNRDSVKNQ from the exons atttaccaaaatttGTTAGTTAAATATCCGATGGGTATGCAGGCGTTGCAAGCTG gTACATTAATGGGTGTTGGTGATCAAATAGCACAAAATTTAGTCGAGAAACGTAAATTTAATGAACTTGATTTTTTACGTACTGCgcaattttattcaattggtCTTTTTATTGCC ggaCCATCTGTAAGAGGCTGGTATGGAattcttgataaatatttcGGATCCAAAGGAAGTGTCGTCGCTTTAAAAAAAGTCGCTTgtgatcaatttttattcgCGCCCCCATTCATCGCCGTTTTGTTGGCAACCATTGGTTTCATGCAGGGCAATAATGCCGAGGGGGTTCAGAAAAAATTGTCTAATGAGTACAAAgatattcttataaataattacaag atttGGCCCCTggttcaattaattaacttcgGTCTCGTGCCATTGAACTATCAAGTACTCGTCAATCAAATCGTTGCTATATTttggaatacatatatttcatttagaACCAACAGAGATTCAGTTAAAAATCagtga
- the LOC103569227 gene encoding cilia- and flagella-associated protein 20: protein MFKNTFQSGFLSILYSIGSKPLQIWDKKVRNGHIKRITDNDIQSLVLEILGSNVSTTYITCPADPRKTLGIKLPFLVMIIKNLKKYFTFEVQVIDDKNVRRRFRASNYQSTTRVKPFICTMPMRLDDGWNQIQFNLADFTRRAYGTNYVETLRVQIHANCRIRRVYFSDRLYSEDELPAEFKLFLPIQNKAKC, encoded by the exons atgttcaaaaatacATTTCAAAGTGggtttttatcgattttatatTCGATTGGAAGTAAACCTCTACAAATATGGGACAAAAAAGTACGTAATGGCCACATAAAACGTATTACCGACAACGATATTCAGAGTTTAGTACTTGAAATACTTGGTAGTAATGTAAGTACTACGTATATAACATGCCCAGCTGACCCAAGAAAAACTCTGGGAATAAAACTGCCGTTTTTAGTCATGATtatcaagaatttaaaaaaatattttacatttgaAGTTCAA GTAATTGATGACAAAAATGTACGTAGAAGATTTCGTGCGAGCAATTATCAGTCAACAACTCGCGTAAAACCTTTCATATGCACGATGCCAATGAGACTTGACGATGGATGGAATCAAATCCAATTCAATCTTGCAGACTTTACCCGCCGTGCTTACGGAACAAATTATGTCGAAACATTACGTGTACAAATCCACGCTAATTGTCGTATACGTCGTGTTTATTTCTCTGATAGACTGTATTCCGAAGACGAATTACCggcagaatttaaattattcttgccaatacaaaataaagctaaatgttaa
- the LOC103569222 gene encoding protein Mpv17 isoform X3 has product MSGFFKLYKQFLNKYPLGLQAIQAGALMATGDQLAQNLVEKRNFNELDFVRTAKFYAVGFFIGGPATRTWYGVLDKYIGSKGKIVALKKVACDQVLFAPAFIVVLLTSIGLMQGKDIGGIKTKLTNEYKDILINNYKLWPMVQLVNFTFVPLHYQVLFVQSVAVFWNTYRKIQKYKQRVTLN; this is encoded by the exons atgagtgggttttttaaattatataaacaatttttgaataaatatccGCTGGGATTACAAGCTATACAGGCTG gagcaTTGATGGCTACTGGTGATCAATTAGCACaaaatttagttgaaaaaCGCAACTTTAATGAGTTAGATTTTGTGCGAACTGCAAAATTTTATGCAGTTGGTTTTTTTATCGGT GGTCCAGCAACGAGAACTTGGTATGGagttcttgataaatatatcGGATCAAAGGGAAAAATTGTTGCgttaaaaaaagttgcttgTGATCAAGTATTGTTTGCGCCGGCATTTATTGTCGTTTTGCTCACGTCTATTGGACTGATGCAGGGAAAAGATATTGGaggaataaaaacaaaattgacTAATGAGTACAAAgatattcttataaataattataag ttaTGGCCGATGGTACAGCTGGTGAACTTCACGTTTGTTCCTCTGCACTATCAAGTATTGTTTGTGCAATCAGTTGCTGTTTTCTGGAATACTTAC
- the LOC103569222 gene encoding protein Mpv17 isoform X1: MSGFFKLYKQFLNKYPLGLQAIQAGALMATGDQLAQNLVEKRNFNELDFVRTAKFYAVGFFIGGPATRTWYGVLDKYIGSKGKIVALKKVACDQVLFAPAFIVVLLTSIGLMQGKDIGGIKTKLTNEYKDILINNYKLWPMVQLVNFTFVPLHYQVLFVQSVAVFWNTYVSFRTNRDALKPKAIV; encoded by the exons atgagtgggttttttaaattatataaacaatttttgaataaatatccGCTGGGATTACAAGCTATACAGGCTG gagcaTTGATGGCTACTGGTGATCAATTAGCACaaaatttagttgaaaaaCGCAACTTTAATGAGTTAGATTTTGTGCGAACTGCAAAATTTTATGCAGTTGGTTTTTTTATCGGT GGTCCAGCAACGAGAACTTGGTATGGagttcttgataaatatatcGGATCAAAGGGAAAAATTGTTGCgttaaaaaaagttgcttgTGATCAAGTATTGTTTGCGCCGGCATTTATTGTCGTTTTGCTCACGTCTATTGGACTGATGCAGGGAAAAGATATTGGaggaataaaaacaaaattgacTAATGAGTACAAAgatattcttataaataattataag ttaTGGCCGATGGTACAGCTGGTGAACTTCACGTTTGTTCCTCTGCACTATCAAGTATTGTTTGTGCAATCAGTTGCTGTTTTCTGGAATACTTACGTATCCTTTAGAACCAATAGAGATGCGTTAAAACCAAAGGCGATAGTGTAG